From Mycteria americana isolate JAX WOST 10 ecotype Jacksonville Zoo and Gardens chromosome 4, USCA_MyAme_1.0, whole genome shotgun sequence, one genomic window encodes:
- the FGF2 gene encoding LOW QUALITY PROTEIN: fibroblast growth factor 2 (The sequence of the model RefSeq protein was modified relative to this genomic sequence to represent the inferred CDS: deleted 4 bases in 2 codons) translates to MSDLEAGTFAASRFQRGRDDRQRDRCAAQPCRALTEPSPATRAGAPPPRSRHGPGTCCRTAPRGLVVPRGQPAPLCPAGRAAQVSAAPPPPPRPLPPAAAAGSGPRRGAGAVGGGAAAGAARCRRRGARPRPRCARLCLPALLPPAGSAVAQLPRTGRDGTGPSAAPGSGAGRAGLGAGGGEARLDGRGRGRGRPELAAGGGGGPGRRGAAGARRMAAAGSITTLPALPDDGGSGAFPPGHFKDPKRLYCKNGGFFLRINPDGRVDGVREKSDPHIKLQLQAEERGVVSIKGVSANRFLAMKEDGRLLALKCATEECFFFERLESNNYNTYRSRKYSDWYVALKRTGQYKPGPKTGPGQKAILFLPMSAKS, encoded by the exons ATGTCCGACCTCGAAGCCGGCACGTTTGCTGCATCACGTTTCCAGCGCGGCCGGGACGATCGGCAGCGGGACCGATGCGCAGCGCAGCCCTGCCGCGCTCTCACGGAACCCAGCCCCGCCACTCGGGCtggggctcccccgccccgctcccggcacggccccgggacCTGCTGCCGCACCGCGCCGCGGGGGCTCGTCGTCCCCCGGGGCCAgccggccccgctctgccccgcgggccgcgccgcgcaAGTAAGTGCGGCTCCgccaccgcctccccgcccgctg ccgccggccgcggcggcaGGGAGCGGCccccggcgcggagcgggggcggtcgggggcggggcggcggcgggggcagcccggtgccgccgccggggagcccgtccccgtccccgg tGTGCTcggctctgcctgcccgccctcctcccgccggccggcagcgccgtTGCGCAGCTCCCGCgaacgggacgggacgggaccggaCCCTCggccgcgccgggcagcggggccggccgggcagggcttggggcgggcggcggcgaggcgaggcTGGACGGCCGCGGCAGGGGCCGAGGCCGCCCGGAgctggcggcggggggcggcgggggcccggggcggcggggcgccgccggggcccggcgcatggcggcggcggggagcatCACCAcgctgccggcgctgcccgaCGACGGGGGCAGCGGCGCCTTCCCCCCCGGGCACTTCAAGGACCCCAAGCGGCTCTACTGCAAGAACGGCGGCTTCTTCCTGCGCATCAACCCCGACGGCAGGGTGGACGGCGTCCGGGAGAAGAGCGACCCGCACA TTAAACTGCAACTTCAAGCAGAAGAAAGAGGAGTGGTGTCAATCAAAGGTGTAAGTGCAAATCGCTTTCTGGCTATGAAGGAGGATGGCAGGTTGCTGGCCTTG aaaTGTGCAACAGAAGAATGTTTCTTCTTTGAGCGTTTGGAATCCAATAACTATAACACTTACCGATCACGGAAATACTCTGATTGGTATGTGGCACTGAAAAGAACTGGACAGTACAAACCTGGACCAAAAACTGGACCTGGACAGAAAGCTatcctttttcttcccatgtCTGCTAAAAGCTGA